DNA from Leptospira langatensis:
GGTTTGGCCGGCGGATTGATCGTGGGCCTTTATCTCAGCCCAGAAAACGAATTTATATCCGTTAAGTACTCTAAACCGATCGCTGCTTGGTTAGGCCTGCCGGGGCATTTCTTTTTGATCCTTTTACAGATCATTATGATCCCCCTGGTGTTCTGCTCCATTGTACTTGGGATACATGCGGGGGAAACTTTAGAGAACCTCCGGAATTTCGGGGTACGGGCCTTTCTTTATTTCGTATTTACTACAGCGTTAGCCGTATCTATCGGGATCGCTCTCGCTAGCATAGTCGAGCCAGGACGATTTGTGGATCCTGCAGGGATCCCCAGAGCTCAGATCCCTGCCAAGGTAGCGAATACTTCCGAACCAGTTTCGATAGAGAAAATCCCCGAATTGATTATTTCTGTTCTGCCCAGAAATCCGTTCCAGACTTTCGCGAGTGGGGATATGTTGGGAGTTGTCCTTTTGGGTCTCCTAGTAGGAATAGCCCTCTTATCCATAGAGAGAGAGCACACTACCCATATCTTGCCTGTGTTGCACGCGATTTTTAGGACCAGTATGATCTTTGTAGAATGGGCCATGAGGATCGCGCCTTTCGCCGTATTCGGTCTGATCGCACAGATCACTGCAAAGATAGGCATTAAGGTTTTATTAAGTTTGGGAGTATACTTTCTAACTGTACTAGGGGGACTGGTTCTGATCTTAGTCATGTATTCTTTGCTTCTAATTCTACTCGCAAGAAAAAGTCCGATCTGGTTCATCAAGAACGCGGGTGAAGTTCAATTACTTGCCTTCTCCACATCCAGCTCAGCAGCAGTGCTACCTTTCACTCTCAAGACAGCGATCGAGAAAATGGGAGTGTCCAGAAAGATCGCCGAGTTCATCGTACCCTTGGGTGCCACAGTGAATATGGACGGGACCGCTCTCTACCAAGCAGTTGCCACTGTTTTCCTATCTCAAGTATACGGGATCGAATTAACCGCGACTAGCCTGGCATTTATCCTGATCGCAACGGTGGTCGCTTCTATCGGAACCCCGAGTACTCCGGGGCTAGGCATCGTTATCCTTGCTTCTATTCTAGCGGGAGTAGGAATTCCAACAGAAGGGATCGGGATCATTCTAGGTGTGGATCGGATCCTAGACATGTGCAGGACCACAGTGAATGTAACCGGAGATCTAGTCGCCTGCAATGTATTCCAGAATCGAGAAGATCTTTAAGGCTCTATCTTCCTTAAGATAAGTTTGGTTACTACCACGTTAGATCTTCCGGGAACTAGAACCTTAAACTCTAAATTTCTCATTTCATTTTCCGAGATCTTAAACACTAAGCTCTTACTTTCCTTTGCATCCGATCTTTCCAAAAGAGTTAGTTCCGTTTTTCCGCTATCTGCTGAGATTTGG
Protein-coding regions in this window:
- a CDS encoding dicarboxylate/amino acid:cation symporter gives rise to the protein MSVSPSQPSLLSHLKLLLAQKLWFRVLLGLAGGLIVGLYLSPENEFISVKYSKPIAAWLGLPGHFFLILLQIIMIPLVFCSIVLGIHAGETLENLRNFGVRAFLYFVFTTALAVSIGIALASIVEPGRFVDPAGIPRAQIPAKVANTSEPVSIEKIPELIISVLPRNPFQTFASGDMLGVVLLGLLVGIALLSIEREHTTHILPVLHAIFRTSMIFVEWAMRIAPFAVFGLIAQITAKIGIKVLLSLGVYFLTVLGGLVLILVMYSLLLILLARKSPIWFIKNAGEVQLLAFSTSSSAAVLPFTLKTAIEKMGVSRKIAEFIVPLGATVNMDGTALYQAVATVFLSQVYGIELTATSLAFILIATVVASIGTPSTPGLGIVILASILAGVGIPTEGIGIILGVDRILDMCRTTVNVTGDLVACNVFQNREDL